One genomic region from Lineus longissimus chromosome 6, tnLinLong1.2, whole genome shotgun sequence encodes:
- the LOC135489547 gene encoding acetylcholine receptor subunit alpha-type acr-16-like: protein MSHCIIKPSTMSIPSLFLVFGTFFITLRLSEKVSAYKGHVRDEMRLHDQLFAKDGGYYPHIIPVANTTQPVMVKIRMTVDSIVEVNAVEKSLLVQATVALQWNDYRLRWNPTGYSSIAKIRLQANKLWWPDIVLSNGMDSAPLKPHPNSLALVTNDGKVSITMHQRLKIINCNVDLTLYPFDRHSCEFMFISWSYDGYKVDLDFDTDKSIGLYFFRRGEWNAIGSNAVKKTSFYACCEEPFPSLRYYIQFERTATVLSWVFVAPAAFFALTISFVLFTKRGIDDPTAGLFSSMPVCILLILAMLKQHFASEQTPLIIVFYVFCLLVMAVFQAFCTLFNSIFSGDSKPSLGCLSCLFKMCSCFGCCRRKKLPRPQEDIPLGRVQVAVADDTEYIRWKWVVVANGVNRLLFLIFIGGTIGIVVKGFI from the exons ATGTCACACTGCATCATCAAGCCGTCAACGATGTCCATTCCGTCCTTATTTCTCGTCTTTGGGACCTTTTTCATAACCTTGCGATTATCAGAAAAAG TTTCAGCCTACAAAGGTCACGTGAGAGATGAGATGCGTCTGCACGACCAGCTGTTTGCAAAAGATGGCGGGTACTACCCGCACATTATCCCTGTCGCCAACACAACTCAGCCGGTGATGGTCAAAATTCGGATGACGGTTGATTCGATTGTTGAAGTGAATGCTGTCGAAAAGAGTCTTCTGGTGCAGGCAACTGTAGCACTg CAATGGAACGACTACCGTCTGCGGTGGAATCCGACTGGCTACAGTAGTATTGCCAAGATTCGCCTTCAAGCTAATAAATTATGGTGGCCTGACATTGTCCTTTCCAATGG GATGGACTCCGCGCCGTTGAAACCACATCCAAACTCCTTGGCTCTCGTAACCAATGACGGGAAAGTGTCCATCACAATGCACCAACGACTAAAAATCATCAACTGCAACGTGGATCTGACGCTTTATCCGTTTGATCGACATTCATGTGAATTCATGTTCATATCTTGGTCTTATGATGGATATAAG GTGGACTTGGACTTCGACACCGATAAATCAATCGGTCTCTATTTCTTCCGACGCGGAGAATGGAACGCCATCGGGTCGAACGCAGTCAAGAAGACAAGTTTCTACGCATGCTGCGAGGAGCCTTTCCCAAGTTTGAGATACTACATTCAATTCGAGAGAACGGCGACCGTCTTGAGTTGGGTTTTCGTCGCCCCTGCTGCTTTCTTTGCTCTGACTATTTCCTTTGTTTTGTTTACAAAGAGAGGGATTGACGATCCCACTGCTGGGTTATTCTCGAGTATGCCAGTGTGTATCTTACTTATTTTGGCAATGTTGAAGCAGCATTTTGCCTCTGAACAGACTCCTCTGATAA TCGTTTTTTATGTATTCTGCCTCCTGGTTATGGCCGTTTTCCAAGCATTCTGTACCCTCTTCAACAGTATTTTCTCGGGTGACAGCAAACCGTCATTGGGTTGCTTATCCTGCTTATTCAAG atgtgttcttgtttcggcTGTTGCAGACGAAAGAAACTCCCACGACCACAAGAAGACATTCCCCTTGGGCGGGTGCAGGTAGCCGTCGCAGACGATACTGAATATATTCGCTGGAAGTGGGTGGTGGTTGCGAACGGAGTGAATCGTCTGCTGTTTTTGATATT